A part of Flavobacteriaceae bacterium GSB9 genomic DNA contains:
- a CDS encoding DUF5060 domain-containing protein codes for MKVKLFGILVLCLFFISCNTPKPLIEVGLYATFEKQLENKKPYSNKFTDVELSTTFVSPSGKTTTFYGFYDGDGQGGGDAVSGTIWKIRFMPNELGKWTYTWRWSDDTIGGEGAFLCTEANARKGILKAYKENPRWFAYNGTEPVWLKSYYESGHASIAQPFNWITENVYQPIIDRGYNHLQVNWLLSLCCFEQYYHDGPKPTTQNLTLYEEGKASSTMRLDVWKMMEMHVRWLNKKDIGLHMFLGFDGSKNDGPKWINLNDTEKEFYVRYVVSRLAPYANIAGWGYVWEVPGNRVEEELGWAQLVKKYDVFNHLRTYEDEHPVKNEYHRDAYNFAAVENHSIFSEDRDTDRPHWKEPWTHHDACLAGYVKGKPVYMIEGNALWRRFWQKRTEATLEDLRQSAWACVTAGASFNWCGHAGEESLVAFGDEGLPFFGVENPYAASAKQLDILSTVMTKHFEFFKMQPSDTLLSNHNLKKVWCLSEEGKQYLVFSSNGNPFSLQLPNGTYSSVKWLDAKTGSVEKIAPILNHKLGDVSFSPPHTKTDWVLILKAE; via the coding sequence ATGAAAGTTAAACTGTTTGGCATTCTGGTGCTGTGCTTGTTTTTCATTAGCTGCAATACGCCCAAGCCACTCATTGAAGTAGGGCTATACGCTACTTTTGAAAAGCAATTGGAAAATAAAAAGCCGTATTCCAATAAATTTACCGACGTTGAACTCAGCACAACATTTGTATCACCTTCAGGAAAAACCACCACCTTTTATGGATTTTATGACGGAGATGGACAAGGCGGAGGAGATGCTGTTTCTGGAACCATTTGGAAAATACGTTTTATGCCCAACGAATTGGGGAAATGGACATACACATGGCGTTGGAGTGATGACACAATAGGAGGCGAAGGCGCTTTTTTATGTACTGAAGCTAATGCCCGAAAAGGTATTTTAAAAGCTTACAAAGAAAACCCAAGATGGTTCGCTTACAATGGTACTGAACCTGTTTGGCTAAAATCGTATTACGAAAGTGGTCATGCTTCTATAGCTCAACCGTTTAATTGGATAACTGAAAATGTTTACCAACCAATTATAGACCGCGGTTATAACCATTTGCAGGTCAATTGGCTATTGTCATTGTGTTGTTTTGAACAATATTATCACGACGGACCAAAACCTACAACTCAAAATTTAACGCTTTATGAAGAAGGTAAAGCATCGAGTACCATGCGCCTGGATGTTTGGAAAATGATGGAAATGCACGTAAGGTGGCTCAACAAAAAAGACATCGGTTTACACATGTTTTTAGGGTTTGATGGCAGTAAAAACGATGGACCCAAATGGATCAACCTAAACGATACCGAAAAAGAATTTTATGTTCGCTATGTGGTATCGCGCTTAGCTCCCTATGCCAATATTGCCGGTTGGGGGTATGTTTGGGAAGTACCGGGCAATAGAGTAGAAGAGGAGTTAGGCTGGGCGCAATTAGTAAAAAAATACGATGTTTTCAACCACTTGCGAACCTATGAAGACGAGCATCCGGTTAAAAATGAATACCATCGTGATGCCTATAATTTTGCAGCTGTTGAAAATCATTCCATTTTTTCGGAAGACCGAGATACCGACCGCCCACATTGGAAAGAGCCTTGGACGCATCACGACGCTTGTTTAGCAGGCTATGTAAAAGGTAAACCGGTTTATATGATTGAAGGTAATGCCCTATGGCGGCGTTTTTGGCAAAAGCGAACCGAGGCTACATTAGAGGATTTACGACAGTCGGCTTGGGCATGTGTTACTGCAGGTGCTTCTTTTAATTGGTGTGGCCATGCGGGAGAAGAAAGTTTGGTAGCCTTTGGCGATGAGGGCTTGCCGTTTTTTGGCGTTGAAAATCCATATGCGGCATCGGCAAAACAATTGGATATTTTAAGTACTGTTATGACTAAACATTTTGAGTTTTTCAAGATGCAACCTTCGGATACTTTACTGTCTAATCACAATCTTAAAAAAGTATGGTGTTTGTCTGAAGAAGGTAAACAATATTTAGTCTTTTCATCTAACGGCAATCCATTTTCGTTACAGTTACCAAACGGAACCTATAGCTCAGTAAAATGGTTGGATGCCAAAACAGGAAGTGTTGAAAAAATAGCTCCTATCTTAAACCATAAATTGGGCGATGTTTCTTTTTCGCCACCGCACACTAAAACCGATTGGGTTTTAATTTTAAAAGCTGAGTAA
- a CDS encoding nuclear transport factor 2 family protein, with amino-acid sequence MMRSILYLTLLITSTVFGQTKEEQAVKAAVDTFFEGFHKGDTSLIKAVMTDKVILQTSYKNKAGKDTLVKGEFEKLISAIANRPANQKWDERLLDYTIQVDGNMANAWTPYEFWFNDEFSHCGVNSFQLFKNNGQWKIIYLIDTRRRSTCGK; translated from the coding sequence ATGATGCGCTCAATTCTATATCTCACCTTATTAATTACAAGTACTGTTTTCGGGCAAACAAAGGAGGAACAAGCAGTAAAAGCTGCCGTTGATACTTTTTTTGAAGGGTTTCATAAAGGCGATACCTCGTTGATAAAAGCGGTAATGACGGATAAGGTTATTTTACAAACATCTTATAAAAATAAAGCAGGCAAAGATACCTTGGTTAAAGGAGAATTTGAAAAGCTTATTAGTGCGATTGCCAACAGACCTGCCAATCAAAAATGGGATGAGCGTTTGTTGGATTACACTATTCAAGTTGACGGAAACATGGCGAATGCCTGGACGCCTTACGAATTTTGGTTTAACGATGAGTTTAGTCATTGTGGTGTAAATTCATTTCAGCTATTCAAAAATAACGGACAATGGAAAATCATTTATTTGATTGATACAAGACGGCGCTCTACTTGTGGAAAATAA
- a CDS encoding nitronate monooxygenase, protein MTDTKLTKLLNIKYPIIQAPMFLVSNVAMVKEAMFCGIAGCIPALNYRTLDELRIAARELKAAKPPKGAFGFNLIVNKSNVKYKDQLNAICEEGCDFIITSLGSPQETIKRAHKEGIKVFCDVTDLKYAQKVEALGADALIAVNNKAGGHRGELSPKELIKTLRKNCNIPIISAGGVGRRADVEKMLEYGADGVSVGSPFIASEEAQVTEEYKQACVDYGADDIVMTERISGTPCTVINTPYVQKIGTKATWLESILNKNKKLKKWVKMIRFAIGMNATRNAATKATYKTVWVAGPSIEYTKRILPTKLIISRLVN, encoded by the coding sequence ATGACCGATACTAAATTAACCAAGTTGCTAAATATTAAATACCCTATCATTCAGGCGCCCATGTTTTTGGTTTCGAACGTTGCCATGGTAAAAGAAGCTATGTTTTGCGGTATTGCGGGTTGTATTCCAGCATTGAATTATAGAACATTGGATGAATTACGCATAGCAGCAAGAGAACTTAAAGCAGCTAAACCACCAAAAGGAGCATTTGGTTTCAATTTAATTGTGAATAAATCAAACGTTAAATATAAAGACCAATTGAATGCTATTTGTGAAGAGGGGTGCGACTTTATCATCACCTCCTTGGGAAGTCCGCAAGAAACTATAAAACGTGCCCATAAGGAGGGGATAAAAGTATTTTGTGATGTTACCGATTTAAAATACGCACAAAAAGTTGAGGCTTTGGGAGCCGATGCACTCATTGCTGTTAACAACAAAGCTGGTGGCCATCGTGGCGAGTTATCTCCTAAAGAATTGATTAAAACATTACGTAAAAATTGTAACATTCCCATCATTTCAGCTGGTGGTGTAGGTCGTAGAGCAGATGTTGAAAAGATGCTCGAATATGGAGCCGATGGTGTTTCTGTTGGTAGTCCGTTTATAGCATCAGAGGAAGCTCAGGTGACCGAAGAATATAAACAAGCCTGTGTTGACTATGGTGCCGATGATATTGTAATGACCGAACGTATTTCTGGCACCCCTTGTACGGTTATCAATACGCCTTACGTTCAAAAAATTGGCACGAAGGCCACTTGGTTAGAATCCATTTTAAACAAGAACAAGAAGCTTAAAAAATGGGTAAAGATGATTCGTTTCGCCATTGGGATGAATGCAACCAGAAATGCAGCTACTAAAGCAACCTATAAAACGGTTTGGGTTGCAGGGCCAAGTATTGAATATACCAAGCGCATACTTCCTACCAAACTGATCATTAGTCGTTTGGTTAATTAA
- a CDS encoding lipocalin family protein — MKKLPLLFTLLIAIMTSCSSDDSTSEITADIVGTWEMTDYDYTGTTKTTFEGQTYSADYVGEAFNIDYRMTFNENPNTIETEGSFSLELTTTAFGETSTQVVNTDDVETINAGTWEIQNGNLVTQADGGIEATYKIEELTETSLVLSLNQEVDISQSGVTAKTTINAKMFFQRQ, encoded by the coding sequence ATGAAAAAATTACCTCTTTTGTTTACTTTGCTAATTGCAATTATGACTTCTTGTTCAAGTGATGATTCAACTTCTGAAATCACAGCTGATATAGTAGGAACCTGGGAAATGACAGATTACGATTATACGGGAACAACCAAAACAACCTTTGAAGGGCAAACTTACAGTGCTGATTATGTAGGAGAGGCGTTTAATATTGATTACAGAATGACTTTTAATGAAAACCCCAATACCATTGAAACGGAAGGCTCATTTAGCTTAGAGTTGACGACAACTGCATTTGGAGAAACTTCAACTCAAGTTGTTAATACTGATGATGTAGAAACCATTAATGCGGGAACTTGGGAAATACAAAATGGAAATCTGGTAACTCAAGCTGATGGAGGTATTGAAGCTACCTATAAAATTGAAGAACTTACTGAAACTTCTTTGGTCTTATCTTTAAATCAGGAAGTTGATATATCACAATCAGGAGTTACAGCAAAGACGACTATTAATGCCAAAATGTTTTTCCAAAGGCAATAA
- a CDS encoding permease produces MFDWLQHIADWLVYDAFNLNKNQHLAEALNFFIYDTVKILILLFVVIFIMGIVNSYFPIEQVKNYLSKKKLYGLEYLMASLFGVVTPFCSCSSVPLFIGFVRGGIPLGVTFSFLITSPLVNEVAIGLFVGLFGVKTTIIYIVSGVLLGTVSGIILQNLKLERFLTTWVKEVLANAQREQGTFQGKKQSFKQRLPIIFTEAGKILKGVIPYVIIGIAVGGLMHGYIPEGFFEKYMDKNNFLAVPLATVLAIPMYSNASGILPVVQVLVAKGIPLGTAIAFMMGVVGLSLPEAMLLKKVMTLKLIAIFFGVVALCIMLSGYLFNVIL; encoded by the coding sequence ATGTTTGATTGGTTACAACATATTGCGGATTGGTTGGTATATGACGCTTTTAATTTAAACAAAAATCAACATTTAGCTGAAGCACTAAACTTTTTCATCTACGATACGGTAAAGATTTTAATTCTACTTTTTGTTGTCATCTTTATTATGGGAATTGTTAATAGCTACTTCCCCATAGAGCAGGTGAAAAATTATCTATCAAAAAAGAAATTGTATGGGCTTGAGTACCTTATGGCAAGTCTTTTTGGTGTTGTAACGCCTTTTTGTTCTTGCTCCTCAGTGCCATTATTTATTGGTTTTGTAAGAGGTGGCATTCCATTGGGTGTCACCTTTTCTTTTTTAATCACTTCGCCCTTGGTTAATGAAGTGGCCATAGGGCTTTTTGTTGGGTTGTTTGGTGTAAAAACAACCATTATTTATATAGTTAGTGGTGTATTATTGGGGACTGTATCGGGGATTATTCTTCAGAATTTAAAATTAGAACGTTTTTTAACCACTTGGGTAAAAGAGGTGTTGGCAAATGCTCAAAGAGAGCAAGGTACATTCCAAGGGAAAAAACAAAGCTTTAAGCAGCGTTTGCCAATAATTTTTACCGAGGCAGGAAAAATCCTTAAAGGGGTTATACCTTATGTCATTATCGGAATTGCCGTTGGCGGATTGATGCATGGCTATATTCCAGAAGGGTTTTTTGAAAAGTATATGGACAAAAACAATTTCTTGGCTGTGCCATTGGCAACGGTCTTAGCCATTCCCATGTATTCGAACGCATCGGGGATACTTCCGGTAGTTCAGGTTTTGGTGGCCAAAGGTATTCCTTTGGGTACAGCCATAGCTTTTATGATGGGCGTTGTGGGGTTGTCGTTACCTGAAGCGATGCTTTTAAAAAAGGTAATGACGTTAAAGCTTATAGCCATTTTTTTTGGTGTCGTAGCACTTTGTATCATGCTTTCTGGTTATCTGTTTAATGTCATACTTTGA
- the dnaK gene encoding molecular chaperone DnaK: MSKIIGIDLGTTNSCVSVMEGNEPVVIPNAEGKRTTPSVIAFVEGGEIKVGDPAKRQAVTNPQKTVYSIKRFMGNKYSESKKEAERVPYKVVKGDNDTPRVDIEGRLYTPQELSAMILQKMKKTAEDYLGADVSRAVITVPAYFNDSQRQATKEAGEIAGLKVERIINEPTAAALAYGLDKKGKDQKIVVFDFGGGTHDVSILELGDGVFEVLSTDGDTHLGGDDVDEKIINWLADEFKAEESMDLRKDPMSLQRLKEAAEKAKIELSSSSQTEINLPYITATASGPKHLVRTLTRSKFEQLIDDLVKRTIEPCTSALKAAGLSKSDIDEIILVGGSTRIPAVQEAVEKFFGKKPSKGVNPDEVVSLGAGIQGGVLTGDVKDVLLLDVTPLSLGIETMGNVFTKLIEANTTIPTKKSQVFSTAADNQPSVEIHVLQGERAMAADNKTIGRFHLDGIPPARRGTPQIEVTFDIDANGIIKVSAEDKATGKKQDIRIEASSGLTEEEIEKMKADAEANAEADKKAAETAQKLNEADSMIFQTEKQLEEFGDKLSDDKKQPIEAALEELKKAYETKDLAQIEPALEKINEAWKVASEEMYKAQAEAQQQAGGAEQSGPDASQNGQSNEGSDVEDVDFEEVK; encoded by the coding sequence ATGAGTAAAATTATTGGAATTGATTTAGGAACAACAAACTCTTGCGTTTCGGTAATGGAAGGTAACGAACCTGTTGTAATCCCAAATGCTGAAGGTAAGCGCACTACACCATCTGTAATTGCGTTTGTTGAAGGCGGTGAGATTAAAGTAGGGGATCCTGCAAAACGTCAAGCAGTAACCAACCCACAAAAAACGGTTTATTCAATTAAGCGTTTTATGGGGAATAAATATTCTGAATCTAAAAAAGAAGCAGAGCGTGTACCATATAAAGTGGTAAAAGGCGATAACGATACCCCTCGTGTGGATATTGAAGGTCGTTTGTACACGCCACAAGAATTATCGGCTATGATTCTTCAAAAAATGAAGAAAACTGCCGAAGACTATTTAGGAGCAGACGTGAGCAGAGCGGTAATTACCGTACCAGCTTACTTTAACGATTCGCAACGTCAAGCAACTAAAGAAGCCGGAGAAATTGCTGGTTTAAAAGTGGAGCGTATTATCAACGAGCCTACAGCAGCAGCTTTAGCTTACGGATTGGATAAAAAAGGAAAAGACCAAAAAATAGTAGTATTCGATTTTGGTGGTGGTACGCACGATGTATCGATCCTAGAATTAGGTGATGGTGTATTTGAAGTACTTTCTACCGATGGTGATACTCACTTGGGTGGTGACGATGTAGACGAAAAAATCATTAACTGGTTGGCAGATGAGTTTAAGGCTGAAGAGAGCATGGACTTACGTAAAGACCCAATGTCGCTCCAACGTTTAAAAGAAGCTGCCGAAAAAGCTAAGATTGAGTTGTCATCTTCATCTCAAACCGAAATCAACTTACCATATATTACGGCAACGGCCAGCGGACCAAAACACTTGGTGCGTACACTAACACGTTCTAAATTCGAGCAATTAATCGACGATTTAGTAAAGCGTACAATCGAGCCATGTACATCAGCACTTAAAGCAGCTGGTTTGAGCAAGAGCGATATCGACGAAATTATATTGGTAGGTGGTTCAACACGTATCCCTGCTGTACAAGAAGCCGTTGAAAAATTCTTCGGTAAAAAACCAAGTAAAGGGGTTAACCCAGACGAGGTAGTATCTCTTGGTGCTGGTATCCAAGGTGGTGTATTAACTGGTGATGTAAAAGACGTTCTTTTATTAGACGTAACGCCATTGTCATTAGGTATCGAAACTATGGGTAATGTATTTACCAAGTTAATCGAAGCCAATACAACCATCCCGACTAAAAAATCACAGGTATTCTCAACAGCGGCCGACAATCAGCCTTCTGTAGAAATCCATGTGTTGCAAGGGGAAAGAGCTATGGCAGCCGATAACAAAACCATTGGGCGTTTCCACTTAGATGGTATTCCGCCAGCACGTCGTGGAACACCACAAATTGAGGTGACTTTCGATATTGATGCCAACGGTATCATTAAAGTATCTGCCGAAGATAAAGCTACAGGAAAGAAACAAGATATCAGAATCGAGGCTTCATCTGGGTTAACAGAAGAAGAAATCGAAAAAATGAAAGCTGATGCTGAAGCAAATGCTGAAGCGGACAAAAAAGCGGCCGAAACTGCTCAAAAATTAAATGAAGCCGATTCTATGATTTTCCAAACTGAAAAGCAATTGGAAGAGTTTGGTGATAAATTATCAGACGATAAGAAACAACCAATTGAAGCTGCTTTAGAAGAGTTGAAAAAAGCTTATGAGACTAAAGATTTGGCACAAATCGAGCCAGCTTTAGAAAAAATAAACGAAGCTTGGAAAGTAGCTTCTGAAGAAATGTACAAAGCACAAGCCGAAGCCCAGCAACAAGCTGGTGGAGCTGAGCAATCTGGACCTGATGCGAGCCAAAATGGGCAATCAAACGAAGGTAGCGACGTTGAAGACGTAGATTTTGAAGAAGTAAAATAA
- a CDS encoding fasciclin domain-containing protein — MKTTVHFLKPQTSTSLLSMLLLFVLSIFTFSCSNEEVTIQEDLAQSSSIVDVLKNYESTPASSLKSNDKKEKKPTFKTLSVALAKTKLAGTVSSNQLTVFAPTDAAFAKYGLDQKNIGSFPGITDILLYHVVAGEVYSTDLANGFVPTLNGAAVQVNLDSGVMINTSNVTIADIEARNGVIHAIDDILFPPSQNLVELASSYAPEFSVLLAAATQAGLADVLMNDGPFTVFAPTNQAFIDFLDVASAEEAIEVINTLSADDLAPILLYHVVEGRVYSSDLSSGTVTTLGGDFNLNLETLTIDDSAMLVPSLLNVQATNGVIHVIDAVLTP; from the coding sequence ATGAAAACAACAGTCCATTTTTTGAAACCCCAAACTTCTACTTCATTGCTTTCCATGCTACTTCTTTTTGTTTTATCAATTTTTACATTTTCTTGTAGCAACGAGGAGGTAACAATTCAAGAAGACCTTGCACAATCCTCATCAATTGTAGATGTTTTAAAAAATTACGAATCTACACCTGCAAGTTCCTTAAAATCTAACGATAAGAAAGAAAAGAAACCAACATTTAAGACCTTAAGCGTTGCTTTGGCAAAAACCAAGTTGGCTGGTACAGTGTCTTCCAATCAATTAACTGTTTTTGCGCCCACCGATGCAGCTTTTGCCAAATATGGATTAGACCAAAAGAACATAGGTTCATTTCCAGGTATAACAGATATTTTGCTTTATCATGTTGTTGCCGGAGAGGTGTATAGTACCGATTTAGCTAACGGCTTTGTACCAACCTTAAACGGTGCAGCTGTTCAGGTAAACTTAGATTCTGGTGTAATGATTAATACTTCTAATGTAACAATAGCAGACATTGAAGCTCGTAATGGTGTTATTCACGCTATTGACGATATTTTATTCCCGCCAAGTCAAAATTTAGTAGAATTGGCTAGTAGTTACGCCCCAGAGTTTTCGGTATTATTAGCAGCAGCTACTCAGGCTGGTTTAGCAGACGTACTGATGAATGATGGCCCTTTTACCGTGTTTGCACCAACTAATCAAGCGTTTATAGATTTTCTGGATGTAGCGTCTGCAGAAGAAGCTATTGAGGTTATTAATACATTGTCTGCTGACGATTTAGCTCCTATTTTATTATATCACGTTGTTGAAGGACGCGTTTACTCAAGTGATTTATCTAGTGGTACAGTTACCACGTTAGGTGGAGATTTCAATTTAAATCTTGAAACTTTAACCATTGATGATAGTGCTATGCTCGTTCCATCGTTGTTAAACGTTCAGGCTACTAATGGTGTTATTCATGTCATTGACGCCGTTCTTACGCCATAG
- a CDS encoding aldo/keto reductase, with protein MINRTLGKPGFEVSEVGLGCWQLGADWGKDISKDTAFNILNEAVKKGITFFDTADVYGNGKSETLIGEFLKTCDTPIRVATKFGRAANAFPDKYSKDILRQTVEGSLNRLQVEALDLLQLHCIPTKYLKEGEIFDWLRELQQEGLIKHFGASVETVEEGLICLEQDGLLSLQVIFNIFRQKLITELFPKAEEKGVGIIVRLPLASGLLTGKFDASTTFAEDDHRNFNRDGEAFNVGETFAGLPFEKGLQFVETIKNNILPQDLNMVQLALRWILDHNAVSSIIPGASSSKQVIANASVSNIEKLTPEVHERLKALYQSKIHGAIRGGY; from the coding sequence ATGATAAACAGAACATTAGGGAAACCAGGATTTGAAGTTAGTGAAGTCGGTTTAGGTTGCTGGCAATTAGGTGCCGATTGGGGCAAGGATATTTCAAAAGATACGGCCTTTAATATATTAAATGAAGCTGTAAAAAAGGGGATAACCTTTTTTGACACAGCCGATGTTTATGGTAACGGAAAAAGCGAAACCTTAATAGGTGAATTTTTAAAAACCTGTGATACACCTATTCGTGTGGCCACCAAATTTGGGCGTGCTGCCAATGCTTTTCCCGACAAATACTCGAAAGATATTTTGCGACAAACCGTTGAAGGTTCTCTCAATCGATTGCAAGTTGAGGCATTAGACTTATTGCAACTACATTGTATTCCCACTAAGTATTTAAAGGAAGGTGAAATATTCGATTGGCTGCGTGAATTACAACAAGAAGGCTTGATAAAGCATTTTGGTGCCAGTGTAGAAACGGTAGAAGAAGGCCTCATTTGTTTGGAACAGGACGGCTTGCTTTCCTTACAGGTTATATTTAATATCTTCAGACAAAAATTGATAACCGAGCTATTCCCAAAAGCAGAAGAAAAAGGCGTTGGTATTATTGTACGCTTGCCATTGGCGAGTGGTTTGCTTACGGGAAAATTTGATGCCAGTACGACTTTTGCTGAAGATGACCACAGAAACTTCAACAGAGATGGCGAAGCCTTTAATGTGGGAGAAACCTTTGCAGGCCTTCCATTTGAAAAAGGCTTGCAATTTGTTGAAACCATAAAAAACAATATTTTGCCCCAAGATTTAAACATGGTGCAACTGGCACTCCGTTGGATTTTAGATCACAATGCGGTTAGTTCCATTATTCCAGGGGCGAGTTCTTCAAAACAGGTTATTGCTAATGCGTCTGTTTCCAATATTGAAAAACTAACACCCGAAGTTCATGAAAGGTTAAAGGCCTTATACCAATCAAAAATTCACGGTGCCATCCGTGGTGGCTATTAA
- a CDS encoding class I SAM-dependent rRNA methyltransferase, translating to MSFSAKIKPNYQPKRLAVKLNAKGEQFVLKGHPWVFSNNIVKINDDAKTGDLAIIFSKNKNKVIGLGLYDANSPIRIKMLHSGVEKAEINKVFFHKKIQKAYAKRKNLLKTNTNSYRLLFGENDGFPGLIADVYASVLVVKLYSEIWLPYLETVMNSLQQIANAETIVIRLSRSLENSYAHQLKDGDVVFGHLKNEVVEFIEHGVNFSANVIKGHKTGYFLDHRANRKQVGEWSKNKTVLDVFSYAGGFSVHALANGAKEVTSLDISSQALEIAVQNGKLNKYSGTHKTIAGDAFQEMNKLIKAKLTFDVVVIDPPSFAKQASEIGLAKKKYAQLAELGEKLTAKKGLLVLASCSSRVVSQAFFDINVQTLARSNREFKLTLKTDHDDDHPIGFPEGAYLKCGYYLFES from the coding sequence ATGTCTTTTTCCGCCAAAATAAAACCCAATTATCAACCCAAAAGACTGGCCGTTAAACTCAATGCCAAAGGTGAACAGTTTGTTTTAAAAGGTCATCCTTGGGTGTTTTCGAACAACATTGTTAAAATAAATGACGATGCCAAAACAGGCGATTTGGCCATAATTTTCAGTAAAAACAAAAACAAGGTGATTGGTTTGGGGCTTTACGATGCAAATTCTCCCATTCGAATAAAGATGCTCCACAGTGGTGTAGAAAAGGCAGAAATAAATAAAGTTTTTTTTCATAAGAAAATACAAAAAGCATATGCCAAACGTAAAAATCTTTTAAAAACAAACACAAATAGTTACCGTTTGTTGTTTGGAGAAAACGATGGCTTTCCAGGTTTGATAGCCGATGTTTATGCTTCTGTTCTAGTGGTAAAACTGTATTCGGAAATATGGCTACCCTATTTGGAAACCGTTATGAACAGCTTACAGCAAATAGCAAATGCAGAAACCATAGTTATACGTCTAAGTCGTAGTTTAGAAAATTCATATGCACATCAACTTAAAGATGGCGATGTGGTTTTTGGCCATCTTAAAAATGAAGTTGTAGAATTTATAGAGCATGGTGTAAATTTTTCGGCCAATGTGATAAAAGGCCATAAAACGGGTTATTTTTTAGATCATCGTGCCAACCGAAAGCAGGTGGGCGAGTGGAGCAAAAACAAAACCGTTCTGGATGTGTTTAGCTATGCCGGGGGCTTTTCTGTTCATGCTTTGGCGAATGGAGCAAAAGAAGTTACCAGTTTAGATATTAGCAGTCAGGCCTTGGAAATAGCAGTCCAAAATGGAAAATTGAACAAATATTCAGGAACCCATAAAACCATTGCTGGTGATGCTTTTCAAGAAATGAATAAGTTGATTAAAGCTAAACTTACATTCGATGTGGTGGTTATTGACCCGCCGAGTTTTGCCAAACAAGCATCGGAGATTGGCTTAGCTAAAAAGAAATACGCCCAACTCGCCGAACTGGGAGAAAAACTAACCGCTAAAAAAGGGTTGTTGGTATTGGCATCATGTTCGTCAAGAGTTGTTTCACAGGCTTTTTTTGATATTAATGTACAAACACTTGCACGTTCAAACCGGGAATTCAAATTAACCCTTAAAACAGATCATGATGATGATCACCCCATTGGTTTTCCTGAAGGGGCTTATCTAAAATGTGGTTATTATCTGTTTGAAAGTTAG
- a CDS encoding thioredoxin family protein encodes MTLIKILGTGCPKCKAMTQVVQDVLSENNIDASIEKVEDIAEIMKFKVMTTPALVIGDAIKIKGRVPSKDEILALLN; translated from the coding sequence ATGACTTTAATTAAAATATTAGGAACAGGTTGCCCTAAGTGCAAGGCAATGACCCAGGTTGTTCAAGATGTGCTTTCTGAAAATAACATTGATGCAAGTATTGAAAAAGTTGAAGATATTGCGGAAATTATGAAGTTCAAAGTTATGACCACACCCGCTTTAGTAATAGGCGATGCTATAAAAATTAAGGGAAGAGTACCTTCAAAAGATGAAATATTGGCCCTTTTAAACTGA
- a CDS encoding MarC family protein: MDHILAFSITVFTGFFAITNPISNMTIFMSLVGDAEEQEKRIISKKAAFVAFIIGLVFIILGKTIFQLFGITVPAFKITGGILIFYVGFEMLQSKKSNVKHLGKTNVDENIAISPLAIPIIAGPGTIVTAMNFVANANYFKIGIVVLIFAFMCYLNYVAFNLSDFIVRKLGRNVISVIGKIMGLIIAIIGTSMIIQGIKISFNLP, encoded by the coding sequence ATGGATCATATTTTAGCATTTTCAATAACCGTATTTACAGGTTTTTTCGCTATTACCAATCCCATTTCCAACATGACCATTTTCATGTCGTTGGTTGGTGATGCCGAAGAGCAAGAAAAACGCATTATTAGCAAAAAGGCAGCGTTTGTGGCCTTTATAATCGGGTTGGTTTTTATTATTTTAGGAAAAACCATTTTTCAATTGTTTGGCATTACTGTTCCTGCTTTTAAAATAACAGGCGGCATTTTAATCTTCTATGTGGGATTTGAAATGCTGCAGTCCAAAAAATCTAACGTTAAACATTTAGGTAAAACTAATGTTGATGAAAATATCGCTATTTCGCCATTGGCAATTCCCATAATTGCGGGACCGGGTACCATTGTTACGGCTATGAATTTTGTTGCCAATGCTAATTATTTCAAAATAGGTATTGTTGTTTTAATATTTGCCTTTATGTGCTATCTCAATTATGTAGCCTTTAACTTAAGCGATTTTATCGTAAGAAAATTAGGAAGGAACGTCATATCGGTTATTGGTAAGATTATGGGGTTAATTATTGCCATTATAGGAACCAGTATGATTATTCAAGGCATAAAAATCTCGTTCAATTTACCTTAA